In the Solanum pennellii chromosome 5, SPENNV200 genome, one interval contains:
- the LOC107018455 gene encoding methyl-CpG-binding domain-containing protein 2-like, whose protein sequence is MERDHLDIATPGKADHNDIYGSSVASRRDKVKHEPKDSRSSARAGGIGTSNQNPKDVASLAEEEEHNTDDEDNHSEDAQKQLVLYDPAAVGADEIALDADPVNSQPRRNSFPNYTTRLLPSVGAFTVQCANCFKWRLIPTKEKYEEIREHILEQPFYCETAHEWRAELSCADPPDLTQDGSRLWAIDKPNIAQPPPGWERLLRIRGEGGTRFADVYYVAPSGKRLRSMVEVEKYLQEHPDYVAQGVSMSQFSFQIPRPLQDNYVKKRPYRPALAPDETEPVNRITWIADNGDTDLRLGMPGAPLFEPLSQSFKKKRTPSKRMSNADAACKSS, encoded by the exons ATGGAGCGAGATCATCTGGACATTGCGACCCCTGGAAAAGCAGATCATAATGATATTTATGGTTCTTCAGTTGCTAGTCGCAGAGATAAGGTGAAGCATGAGCCAAAAGATTCAAGAAGCTCTGCACGCGCTGGAGGGATTGGAACTTCTAATCAGAATCCTAAGGATGTTGCTTCTTtagcagaagaagaagaacataaCACAGATGATGAGGATAACCACAGTGAAGATGCTCAAAAACAGTTGGTGCTTTACGATCCTGCTGCTGTTGGTGCGGATGAAATTGCACTTGACGCCGATCCTGTTAATTCTCAGCCTCGACGAAACTCCTTTCCCAATTACACAACTAGGCTTTTGCCATCTGTAGGGGCATTTACTGTGCAGTGCGCTAACTGCTTTAAATGGAGGCTTATTCCTACAAAGGAGAAGTATGAGGAGATAAGAGAACACATTTTGGAACAGCCTTTCTATTGTGAAACTGCTCATGAGTGGCGTGCTGAACTATCATGTGCTGATCCTCCTGATCTTACTCAAGATGGAAGTAGACTCTGGGCTATTGACAAGCCTAATATTGCTCAGCCCCCTCCTGGGTGGGAACGGCTTTTAAGAATCCGAGGTGAAGGAGGCACTCGGTTTGCTGATGT GTATTATGTTGCGCCATCTGGAAAGAGACTTCGTTCCATGGTTGAAGTTGAAaa GTACTTGCAGGAACACCCAGACTATGTAGCACAAGGTGTAAGTATGTCCCAGTTTTCTTTCCAGATCCCTAGACCTCTGCAGGATAACTATGTTAAGAAGCGGCCTTATCGTCCAGCACTTGCACCTGATGAAACTGAGCCTG TTAATCGCATAACATGGATTGCTGACAATGGTGATACAGATTTACGGCTTGGTATGCCAGGGGCTCCTCTCTTTGAACCTCTGAGCCAATCATTCAAGAAAAAGAGGACTCCCTCTAAACGAATGAGCAATGCTGATGCAGCGTGTAAGTCGAGTTAG
- the LOC107020359 gene encoding auxin response factor 19-like, with the protein MKTPGNGAGGGNVNPAEGEKKNLNPELWQACAGPLVNLPVAGTHVVYFPQGHSEQVAASIKKDVEAQIPNYPNLPSKLICLLHNVTLHADPETDEVYAQMTLQPVPSFDKEALLRSDLSMKANKPQPEFFCKTLTASDTSTHGGFSVPRRAAEKIFPPLDYSLQPPAQELVARDLHDNIWTFRHVYRGQPKRHLLTTGWSLVVSGKRLFAGDSVLFIRDEKHQFLLGIRKANRQPTNLSSSVLSSDSMHIGILAAAAHAAANNSPFTVFYNPRAGPSEFVIPLAKYYKATYSSQISLGMRFRMMFETEESGTRRYMGTITGISDLDPVRWKNSQWRNLQVGWDESTAGERINRVSIWEIEPITAPFLICSSPFFSSKRPRQPGMPDGDYSDMDGMFKRTMPWLGDDFGMADPQGLPGLSLIQWMNMQKNPSLANPMIPNYMNSLSGSALQNLAGADLSRQLGMAAPQFQQQQQMQHNLQFNNAHRPNQQLDQLQKLPAAALNSLDSIMQSQQQLSDVSQQPRQNLTTQSLPTTQVHTQHMQAQSLGQSQNVLPPQQSVQNQNQLQRNLPQSLSQQHPQQQILSQTQQQSFMSSQPPDPVNQQQHFSDNQAQLQMLQKLHQQQKSLLAQQSGLQQPSQLGPIQDHQKQLMDASQNFSRSLATNQMLDASQTTSTSLPHSQVVQQQMTRINSPSNLRFSQPTQQPKLQQQQSGNLSDLSGPVNYPLPRTSYQLSANGSNLTGTAGGGQSVVIDDVPSWSTSVSTNNCQSVVQPNMNGRTTGARDEMTHCSGPLEVMSANNNLQPKSDVKPSINVVSKSQNHGFLAPQTLNTSGIQFDYLDSSSSATSACLSQNDVQLQQTATDPLSCSSQPLIFRDSPDGGEVQGDPRNNVAFGAANMENNQLGLPMIPDPLITKSSMGSRKDFADNLSSGGGMLSSYENPKEAQPELLASMASDYVTFNSIDSTINDGSFMDRGAWEPPPQLPRLRTYTKVYKRGAVGRSIDIARYSGYEELKLDLARRFGIEGQLEDRQRIGWKLVYVDHENDVLLVGDDPWEEFVSCVRCIKILSPQEVQQMSLDGDFGGSVLQNQDCSSSDAGDV; encoded by the exons ATGAAGACGCCGGGAAATGGTGCCGGTGGTGGCAATGTTAATCCAGCTGAAG GAGAGAAGAAGAACTTAAATCCAGAGCTATGGCAAGCTTGCGCCGGACCTCTGGTGAACTTGCCTGTTGCTGGAACACATGTTGTCTACTTTCCTCAAGGCCACAGTGAACAG GTTGCTGCATCTATCAAGAAGGATGTGGAAGCCCAAATTCCAAACTATCCAAACCTGCCGTCAAAGTTAATTTGTCTTCTGCACAATGTTACCCTTCAT GCTGATCCTGAAACAGATGAAGTGTATGCTCAAATGACACTACAACCAGTTCCTTCA TTTGACAAGGAGGCAttattgaggtcagatttgtcTATGAAAGCAAATAAACCACAACCAGaatttttttgcaaaactttGACGGCAAGTGATACTAGCACTCATGGTGGTTTCTCTGTACCTCGGCGTGCAGCTGAAAAAATATTCCCTCCTTTG GATTACTCCCTGCAGCCACCTGCTCAAGAACTTGTGGCTAGGGACTTGCATGATAACATATGGACTTTTCGACATGTTTATCGAG GGCAACCGAAACGACACTTATTAACAACAGGGTGGAGCCTAGTTGTGAGTGGAAAAAGGCTTTTTGCAGGTGACTCGGTCTTGTTTATTAG GGATGAAAAACATCAGTTTCTACTAGGAATTAGAAAGGCTAATAGGCAGCCTACCAACTTATCGTCATCAGTGTTATcaagtgatagcatgcatattGGTATCCTAGCAGCAGCAGCACATGCAGCTGCAAACAACAGTCCTTTCACTGTGTTCTATAACCCAAG GGCTGGTCCTTCTGAATTTGTAATTCCTTTAGCAAAGTACTACAAAGCAACTTATAGCAGTCAAATATCTCTTGGCATGAGGTTTCGCATGATGTTTGAGACAGAAGAATCTGGAACTAGAAGGTATATGGGCACAATTACTGGCATTAGTGATCTGGATCCAGTGAGGTGGAAGAACTCTCAGTGGCGGAATTTGCAG GTTGGTTGGGATGAGTCGACTGCTGGAGAGAGGATCAACCGAGTCTCTATTTGGGAGATTGAACCGATAACAGCACCATTTTTGATCTGTTCTAGTCCATTCTTCAGTTCCAAGCGTCCAAGGCAACCCGGAATGCCAG ATGGTGATTATTCTGATATGGATGGCATGTTCAAGAGGACAATGCCATGGCTTGGTGATGATTTTGGCATGGCAGATCCTCAAGGTCTGCCTGGTCTTAGCTTAATCCAATGGATGAACATGCAGAAGAATCCTTCTTTGGCTAACCCGATGATCCCCAACTATATGAATTCCCTATCTGGTTCTGCTCTACAAAACCTTGCTGGAGCAGACCTATCACGCCAGCTAGGTATGGCAGCACCGCAATTTCAGCAGCAGCAGCAAATGCAGCACAACTTGCAGTTCAATAATGCCCATAGGCCAAACCAACAGCTTGACCAGCTCCAGAAGTTACCAGCAGCAGCGCTGAACTCGTTAGACTCTATTATGCAATCACAGCAACAGTTATCTGATGTCAGTCAGCAACCAAGACAAAATCTAACTACTCAGTCACTGCCTACAACCCAAGTTCACACACAGCATATGCAAGCGCAGAGTCTTGGGCAATCTCAGAACGTTCTTCCGCCGCAACAATcagttcaaaatcaaaaccaactGCAGAGAAACCTCCCCCAGAGCCTATCACAGCAACATCCACAACAACAGATTCTGAGTCAGACTCAGCAGCAAAGTTTCATGTCATCCCAGCCCCCAGATCCAGTGAACCAACAACAGCATTTCTCTGATAACCAAGCACAGCTTCAAATGCTACAAAAACTACATCAACAACAAAAATCACTTCTAGCACAACAATCTGGATTACAGCAACCTTCACAACTTGGGCCAATCCAGGATCACCAGAAGCAGCTCATGGATGCATCACAGAACTTTTCCAGGTCACTTGCGACAAACCAAATGTTGGATGCGTCTCAAACCACGTCCACTTCACTTCCTCACTCGCAAGTTGTTCAGCAGCAAATGACGAGAATAAATAGCCCGTCCAATCTTCGGTTTTCCCAGCCAACTCAGCAACCAAAGCTTCAGCAGCAGCAATCTGGTAACCTGTCAGACCTATCTGGACCAGTTAACTACCCTCTACCCCGAACGTCTTATCAGCTTTCCGCAAATGGCAGTAATTTAACAGGAACTGCAGGGGGAGGGCAGTCTGTGGTAATTGATGATGTCCCATCATGGTCCACCTCGGTTTCCACTAATAACTGTCAGAGTGTAGTTCAGCCAAATATGAATGGTCGAACCACAGGTGCACGGGATGAAATGACCCACTGTTCTGGACCCTTAGAAGTTATGTCTGCAAATAACAACCTGCAGCCAAAGTCTGATGTTAAACCTTCAATAAACGTCGTCTCCAAGAGCCAGAACCATGGGTTTTTGGCACCTCAAACTCTTAACACTTCAGGAATACAGTTTGATTATTTGGATAGTTCATCTTCAGCAACTTCAGCTTGCCTTTCCCAAAATGATGTTCAATTGCAGCAGACTGCTACAGACCCATTATCTTGCAGTTCTCAGCCATTGATATTCAGAGATAGTCCAGATGGAGGAGAAGTTCAGGGTGACCCGAGAAACAATGTAGCTTTTGGAGCAGCAAACATGGAAAATAATCAGTTAGGACTGCCTATGATACCTGATCCTTTGATCACTAAAAGCTCAATGGGATCAAGGAAGGATTTCGCAGACAATCTCTCATCAGGAGGCGGCATGCTCTCCAGCTATGAGAACCCCAAGGAAGCACAGCCTGAACTCTTGGCCTCAATGGCTTCCGATTATGTCACCTTTAATTCAATTGATTCTACCATCAATGATGGTAGCTTCATGGATAGAGGCGCCTGGGAGCCACCACCTCAACTGCCTCGTTTGCGGACATATACCAAG GTGTACAAGCGTGGTGCAGTAGGAAGATCAATTGATATTGCACGGTACTCAGGCTATGAGGAACTTAAACTAGATTTGGCTCGTAGATTCGGTATAGAGGGACAACTGGAGGACAGACAAAGAATAGGATGGAAGCTTGTGTATGTTGATCACGAAAACGATGTTCTACTGGTTGGTGATGACCCCTGGGA GGAATTCGTGAGCTGTGTCCGCTGCATCAAGATTCTTTCTCCACAAGAAGTTCAACAAATGAGCTTGGATGGAGATTTTGGAGGTAGTGTCCTTCAAAACCAAGATTGTAGCAGTTCAGACGCGGGAGATGTGTAA